The proteins below come from a single Micromonas commoda chromosome 8, complete sequence genomic window:
- a CDS encoding predicted protein, with the protein MALAVANISAFCQLRPLTRGIVPRRAGASHSRGAPVRFAKKGPLFGKETSPPLPPSFDEDEADEDDSYSCAIAYAEVDNDAHPTSTLLKVDVSAVPGVMRILSWLLNGLDLELNDAEWVIDEDVDDDGSNNDIVHIKMFVTEGIGKGRSKVKDPKAVEERVTEYLRFCTQAESKKVGVVEHSGIRIDNATDPERTLLTVRVNETGAKSLLSVASTITGLGLRMNRAKLGVSKPSGASTWEMKLTDFESRNKLTSAQVQGLLYTLALVFNTQGFSGADYLVEKMTADEGEFAA; encoded by the coding sequence atggcgctcgccgtcgcgaacaTCTCGGCATTCTGCCAGCTGCGTCCGTTGACAAGAGGCATCGTCCCACGCAGAGCCGGCGCTTCCCACTCCAGGGGCGCTCCCGTCCGCTTCGCGAAGAAAGGGCCCCTCTTCGGCAAGGAGACGAGCCCGCCCCTGCCTCCGtcgttcgacgaggacgaggccgacgaggacgattcATACTCGTGCGCAATCGCGTACGCGGAGGTGGACAACGATGCGCACCCCACGTCAACACTGCTGAAAGTCGACGTCTCCGCGGTGCCCGGCGTGATGCGCATCCTCTCGTGGCTCCTTAACGGCCTGGACCTTGAGCTCAACGACGCAGAGTGGGTCATTgacgaggacgtggacgacgatgGGAGTAACAACGACATCGTGCACATCAAGATGTTCGTAACTGAGGGTATCGGGAAGGGTAGGTCGAAGGTCAAGGATCCCAAGGCTGTTGAGGAGCGCGTCACGGAGTACCTCAGGTTCTGCACGCAGGCGGAGAGCAAGAAGGTGGGCGTGGTTGAGCACAGCGGAATCAGAATAGACAACGCAACCGACCCGGAAAGGACCCTGCTGACTGTGAGAGTCAACGAGACCGGCGCCAAGAGCCTCCTCTCAGTCGCATCCACAATCACCGGCCTCGGGCTCAGGATGAAccgcgccaagctcggcgTCTCGAAACCCTCCGGCGCTTCGACGTGGGAGATGAAGCTGACTGATTTCGAGTCGAGGAACAAGCTGACATCCGCACAGGTCCAAGGCTTGCTGTACACCTTAGCGCTGGTGTTCAACACGCAGGGATTCAGCGGTGCGGACTATCTCGTGGAAAAGATGACCGCAGACGAGGGAGAGTTCGCAGCGTGA